The DNA sequence TCCCCAAGCACGATTGGTTCTTCCTCTACTATCGCGACCGCGCCCTGTCGCTGCGGCTGGGGCAGACTCCGCTCGACCATTTTCTCCAGGCCGTCGCCGCGGCGGATGATCCGGCCAGCGGCGGGCGTCAGATGCCCAGCCATTTCGCCGATGCACGTGTAAACATCGCCAGCACTTCGTCTCCGACGGGGACGCAGTTCCTGCAGTCGGTTGGGGCAGCGGAGGCAGGGTTCAGGGCCAAGCGCGACCCGGGGCTGGGCGCTGCGATCGCGCACCGCCAGGACGACGAGATCGTTCTCGTCTGCGCCGGTGACGGCACCACGTCCGAGGGCGAGTTCTGGGAGGCGATGAACACCGCCTGCAATCTCAAGCTCCCCGTTCTCTTCCTGATCGAAGACAACGAGTACGCCATCTCGGTGCCGGTGGAGGTGCAGACGGCCGGCGGCAGCATCTCCCGCCTCGTGCAGGGCTTCCCGAACCTGTACATCCTGGAGTGCGACGGCTGCGACCTGCTCGACAGCTATGAGGTCACGCAGAGTGCCGTTCGCTACTGCCGTTCCGGAAGGGGGCCGGCCCTGGTGCACGCCCACGTGGTGCGCCCGTACTCCCACTCGATGTCCGACGACGAGCGTATGTATCGGACGGAGGGGGAGCGGGAGGAGCAAGCTCGACGGGATCCCCTCTTCCGAGCCCGGGAGCTGATCCTGTCGGAAGGGTTCGCCAGTGCCGAGCAGCTCGATGCGCTGGAGGTCGAGATCGAGCGCGAGGTGGCCGACGCGGCGGACGCAGCCTGCGAGCGCCCCCAGCCCGCGGTCGAGACCGCCACGCTCCATCTGTTTTCCGAGGACGTCGACCCTACCGGGCCCGACTTCGACACCGAGGACCGTCCGCAGTGGGACCCCTCGGGGCGCGAACTGACGATGGTGGATCTCCTGAACGCGTGCATGCGCTCCGAGATGGAACGCGATCCGCGGATCGTCGTCTTCGGAGAAGACGTCGCGGACGCATCGCGTGAGGAAGCACTGCGAGAGGTGAAGGGCAAGGGCGGAGTCTTCAAGGTCACGCACGGGCTGCAGAGTCGATTCGGTGGCGAGCGCGTGTTCAACGCTCCGCTCGCCGAAGCGAACATCGTCGGACGCGCGATCGGCATGGCGGTACGCGGGCTCCGGCCGGTCGTCGAGATCCAGTTCTTCGACTACATCTGGCCGGCCATGATGCAGATCCGTGATGAGTTGGCCACGATGCGCTACCGGTCCAACGGGACCTACAGCGCGCCGGTGGTGATTCGCGTCACCTACGGTGGCTACCTCAAAGGGGGCGGGATCTACCACTCGCAGACCGGCGAGACGCTCTTCACGCACACGCCCGGCCTGCGCGTGGTCCTACCTTCCAGTGCGGTCGACGCGAACGGGCTGCTTCGGACTGCGATCCGCTGCGAGGATCCGGTGCTGTTCCTCGAGCACAAGCACCTGTACCGCCAGGTCTACAACAAGGGTGTGAATCCGGGGGACGATTTCATGATCCCCTTTGGGAAGGCGAACGTGCTCCGCAACGGGGACCACCTCACCCTGGTCACGTGTGGAGCCATGGTGAAACGATCCCTGGATGCCGCGCGGATGGCGGCGGAGCAGCACGGGATCGAGACCGAGGTCATCGACCTTCGCACGCTACAGCCCTTCGACATGGCCACCATCGCCGAGTCGGTGCGCCGCACCAACCGGGTGCTGATCGTCCATGAGGACTCGCTTTCCTGGGGGCTGGGCTCGGAGATCGCCGCCCGCGTCGCGGACGAGTTGTTTCCCTGGCTGGATGCGCCCGTACGCCGCGTCGCTTCGATGGACACCTGGGTGGCCTATGCGCCGCAGCTGGAGGAGGTCATCCTCCCGCAGGTGGACAACGTCCTGGACGGCATCGTCTCGTTGGCCCGCTGGTAGCCGGATCGGCGGGAGCGGACGTCAGTCCGCGTCCCGCCGCGGCTCGGCCCCCGGCAACACCAAGCGTACGGAGCGCGGGAACGTCAGGTAGTTCCACCCCCAGTTGAGTAGCACCAGGGCGCGGTTGCGGAAGCCGATCAGCTTCAGCAGGTGGACCACCAGCCATAGCAGCCACGCCACGAAGCCTGTGAACGCGCGGCCCCCAAGATCGGCCACGGCTGCATTGCGACCGATCACCGCCATCATGCCGAGGTCGCGGTAACGGAACGGTTCCGGCGGCTGACCGCGCTCCAGGCGAAGGATGGTCCGTCCCGCGTGCGCGCCCTGCTGCATGGCGGTCTGGGCCACCTGGGGCAGCACCGTCCCGTCTTGCTCGAACCAGGCGAGATCCCCCACCACCAGGATCTCCGGATGGTCGCTCACCTGCAGCGAGGGGCCAACTGAGATGCGTCCTCCCCGGGCCACGGGGAGGCCCCAGGCGCCCGCGGCGGGGTCGCCCGCCACGCCGGCCGTCCACACCACGGTGGCGGTCGAAATCTCGGTTCCGCTGCGCAGTCGCACCTGGTCCGCCGAAACCCGGTCCACGACCGCCCCGAAGCGCACATCCACGCCCCGGTCCCGTAATCGTTCGTCCGCGTAGCGTGAGAGTCGCGGCGGCATGGCACCGAGCAACCGGTCCGCCGCCTCCAGGAGCACGATCTTGGGCTCCCTGCGCGGAATCTGAGGGTAGTCCGGATGAAGCGCGCCCAAGGCCAGCTCTGCCAGGGCACCCGCGTACTCGACGCCCGTCGGTCCCCCGCCCACGATCGTGAACGTGAGCAGGCGCCGACGTAGCGCCGCGTCCGCAGAGCGGGAAGCGTGCTCGAAGCAATCGAGGATGTGTGCCCGCAAGCGAATAGCGTCCGGCATGGTCCGAAGCGGAAACGCGTGCTCCGCAGCACCCTGCACGCCGAAGAAGTGCGCCACCGAGCCCAGGGCCAAGACCAGATACTCGTATCCGAGCGTGCCCGTGTCGGTGTGGATGCGGCGGGCGGCGGGCTCGATGGACAGCAAGGTGCCGAGGCGGAAGTCCACTCCCGTCCCGCGCAGGATCGAGCGGATGGGATGCGCGATGGACGTCGGTCCCAGCTCGGCGGCCGCGACCTGGTACAGGAGGGGATAGAACGTGTGGTACGGGTTCCGGTCCAGCAGGGTAACCGCGAGCGCCTGGCGCGCGAGCTCGCGTGCGGCCCAGATGCCCCCGAAGCCCCCTCCCACGATGATGACCCGGGGCCGCGTGGTCACCTCCCCGCCGCGCCCGCGCCGTACCGGAGCGTCCAGGCCCGGTACCCCCCTTCCAGGTTGCGGGAGTTGTGGTACCCGCGTTGGCGCAGCGCTTCGACCGCCTTGGCGCTGCGGACTCCCGTGGCGCAGTAGATCACGAGGGCGCGATCCGTGGGCAGCTCTTCGACGCGACGTTCGAGATCTCCCAGGGGAATCCAGAGCGCTCCCAGATGGGCCAGGTTGCCGGCCTGCCACTCGAAGGCCTCGCGTACATCGACGAGCAGCGGCGGCTGCGCCGTGCGAAGCTCGGCGTCCACCGCCTCGACCTCGACGCCGGGTACGGGTGCCGGTACGCCGCAGAACCGTTCATAGTCGATCAGCGCGGTGACCGTGGGTTGGTCGCCGCACACGGGGCAGGTGGGGTCGCGCTCGAGCTCGATCTCCCGAAAGCGCATCGCCAGTGCGTCGAAGAGCAGGAGCCGGCCGACCAAGGACTCACCCCGCCTCAGGATCCACTTGATCGCTTCCAGGGCCTGGATCGAGCCCACGATCCCGGGCAGCACGCCCACCACGCCTGCCTCCGCGCAGTTGGGCACCAGCCCTGCCGGTGGAGGCTCGCGGAAGAGACAGCGATAGCAGGGGCCGCCGGGTGCGGCGAACAGCGAGGCCTGCCCCTCCCAACGGAGAATCGCGCCATAGACGTTGGGGATCCCCAACAACACGCAGGCGTCGTTGACCAGGTAGCGCGTGGGGAAGTTGTCGGTCCCGTCCAGGACGAGATCGTAGCCGGCGAGCAGGTCGAGCGCGTTGGCGCTCGAGAGACGCTCTTCGTGCAACTCGAGCACGACGTGCGGGTTCACGTCCTGCAAGCGGTCGGCCGCGGAAGCCAGCTTGGTCCTGCCGATGTCGGAGGTGCCGTGGAGAATCTGGCGCTGCAGGTTGGTGAGGTCCACGTAGTCGAAATCGATCAGGCCGAGCGTACCGACCCCCGCAGCCGCCAGGTACAACGCCGCGGGCGACCCGAGCCCGCCGGCGCCCACCAGCGCGATGCGGGCCTCTCGCAGCGCGGTCTGCCCTTCCCGCCCGACCTCGGGGAGGACCAGGTGACGAGCGTAGCGAGCGAGCTCTTCGGAAGAGAGGGCAGCGTGGGAGGCGTCCATGCCCAGTGGACCCGCTCGGCCCGGGGGAGTTCCTCGAACCGGATGCCTGCGACCCACCTCGCGCCGGGGGGCGTTGCGGACCACATTGCCGCGTTCCTCCGTCGCGATCCGGGCTTGGCGCTCGGCGACGGCGTTCGCCACCCCGCCCACCCCACCGCCGATGGTCCTCCTCCGCGCACGCGCGCTGGTCGGTCTTCTCCTCCTGGTCGGCGTCTGCTGGTTGCTCAGCCGTGATCGCCGGGCCATCCCCTGGCGCGTGGTGGCGTGGGGTCTCGGCCTGCAACTGTTGTTCGGCGTGCTGGTGCTGCTCACTCCGGTCGGGGTGGCCGTATTCGGCACCATCAACGACCTCCTGCTGCAGATCCTCCGCTTCTCCGAGGCGGGATCATCGTTTCTGTTCGGAGACCTGATCTTCAACAACGTCCCGGTCGGCGAGGGTGTCGCCGGGAGCAATGCACCGCTGGTCGGCGCCGGTCAGACGGTTGCGCGCACCGGCGCCTACTTCGCGTTCCATGTGCTCCCCACCATCATCTTCTTCTCGTCGTTGATGGCGGTCCTCTACCACCTACGGATCATGCAGCGCGTGGTGCACGGCGTGGCCTGGGTGATGCACCGGACCATGGGTACCTCCGGCGCCGAGACGTTGGCAACGGCTGGTACCATCTTCGTCGGCCTCGTGGAGACCCCCTTGCTCGTGCGGCCCTACCTGGACCGCATGACCCGCTCGGAGATCTTCGCCCTGATGACTGCGGGGTTGGCCACGGTGAGCGGCGGAGTGCTCGTGGCGTACGTCGGTATGCTCTCGCCCTACTTCCCGGACATCGGCGGACACCTCATCTCCGCCTCGGTGATGTCCGCCCCGGCCGCGCTGGCTGTCGCCAAGTTGATGCTCCCCGAGCTCGAGGCACCCGAAACCGCTCGCTCGCTCCCGGTCGAATCGGAGGTCACGGAAGACGTCAACCTCCTCGATGCGGCAGGCCGGGGCGCCAACGAAGGGCTGTTCCTGGCCTTGAAGGTCGGAGCCATGCTGATCGCGTTCCTCGCGCTGCTCGAGATGGCCAACGCGGGGATCGGATGGGTGGGTCGGCTGGCCGGCATCGCCGACCTGTCGCTGCAGGGCATCCTGGGGTTGGTGCTGGCCCCCGTCGCCTGGATGATCGGCATCCCCTGGGTGGATGCGCACGCCGTGGGCGAGCTCGTCGGCGTCAAGACGATCCTCAACGAGTTCGTGGCGTTCGGACAGCTCTCCCGGATCATGGACGGGCCCGAAGCGCTGGGCGCCCGCTCGGCGGTGCTGGCCAGCTACGCGTTGGCCGGCTTCGCCAACTTCGGTTCCATCGCCATGCAGATCGCGGGAATCGGCGAGCTCGCCCCCGGCAAACGCGTTCTGATGGCCGAGCTGGGCCTGCGCGCGCTCGTGGGAGGTGCGATCGCGGCGCTGATGACCGCGGCAGTGGCCGGGATACTGCTTCCGTGACCGTCGAGCGCTTTCCCGACTTGTGGATCTCGGGCACGCTCACCTTGGACAGCACCGAGTTCGGAGGCGCGTGGCGCCGAGACGTTCCCGGAGGCTCCGCGCTCTACGGCGGAGCCGCTGCGCGGCTGCTCACGCCCGTGCGCCTGGTGGGAACGGTTGGAAGCGATTTTCCATTCCCCGACCTGGAAGACCTGTGGCGAAGTGGCGTCGACCCGACGGCGGTCGAGACCCTGGAGGGTCCGACATTCCGCTGGGGAGCCCGCTACGAGGCGGGCGGAGACCGACGGACCACACTGCATCGGGACGCCGGCGTTTCCTCCGGGCGACTGCCCCCGATCCCCCCGAGCGCGAGACGTCCACGAGCGCTCCTGCTGGCGAGCACCCACCCGGGCGTGCAGGCGCATGTGCGCAGGGAGTTGGCCGACGCGTCACCGGTGGGGCTGGACAGCATGGCCCATTGGTGGCGTGAGGAACGGGATGCGCTCCTCTCCCTCCTGGAGACCGTGCACGTCGCCTTCTTCGACGAAGAGGAGCTCGGCCTGGCCAGCGGCTTGGACGATCCTTCTCGTGCCGGTCGCTGGGTGCTCGAGCGGGGACCCCACACGGTGGTTGTCAAGCGCGGTTCACGAGGGGCGTGGATGCATCGCAGCGGCCGCGAACCCGTTCAGGTCACTGCGGTGCCCCTGGGGCAGATCGGCGATCCCACCGGAGCCGGAGACGCCTTCGCCGGAGCGTTCATGGCAGCTCAAGCGTGTGCCCCGACGCTCGGCGACGGCTACTCGCTGCGCTTCGCCACGGCGGCCGCATCCTTCGCAGCCGAGAGGATCGGGATCGAAGGGCTGCGCGGAGCCACCCT is a window from the Gemmatimonadota bacterium genome containing:
- a CDS encoding dehydrogenase E1 component subunit alpha/beta translates to MSTTADELGTGRDLRGLTPERILELYRTMVTARKVDDREIALKRQNKIFFQISGAGHEAVQVALAEHLIPKHDWFFLYYRDRALSLRLGQTPLDHFLQAVAAADDPASGGRQMPSHFADARVNIASTSSPTGTQFLQSVGAAEAGFRAKRDPGLGAAIAHRQDDEIVLVCAGDGTTSEGEFWEAMNTACNLKLPVLFLIEDNEYAISVPVEVQTAGGSISRLVQGFPNLYILECDGCDLLDSYEVTQSAVRYCRSGRGPALVHAHVVRPYSHSMSDDERMYRTEGEREEQARRDPLFRARELILSEGFASAEQLDALEVEIEREVADAADAACERPQPAVETATLHLFSEDVDPTGPDFDTEDRPQWDPSGRELTMVDLLNACMRSEMERDPRIVVFGEDVADASREEALREVKGKGGVFKVTHGLQSRFGGERVFNAPLAEANIVGRAIGMAVRGLRPVVEIQFFDYIWPAMMQIRDELATMRYRSNGTYSAPVVIRVTYGGYLKGGGIYHSQTGETLFTHTPGLRVVLPSSAVDANGLLRTAIRCEDPVLFLEHKHLYRQVYNKGVNPGDDFMIPFGKANVLRNGDHLTLVTCGAMVKRSLDAARMAAEQHGIETEVIDLRTLQPFDMATIAESVRRTNRVLIVHEDSLSWGLGSEIAARVADELFPWLDAPVRRVASMDTWVAYAPQLEEVILPQVDNVLDGIVSLARW
- a CDS encoding NAD(P)/FAD-dependent oxidoreductase, with protein sequence MTTRPRVIIVGGGFGGIWAARELARQALAVTLLDRNPYHTFYPLLYQVAAAELGPTSIAHPIRSILRGTGVDFRLGTLLSIEPAARRIHTDTGTLGYEYLVLALGSVAHFFGVQGAAEHAFPLRTMPDAIRLRAHILDCFEHASRSADAALRRRLLTFTIVGGGPTGVEYAGALAELALGALHPDYPQIPRREPKIVLLEAADRLLGAMPPRLSRYADERLRDRGVDVRFGAVVDRVSADQVRLRSGTEISTATVVWTAGVAGDPAAGAWGLPVARGGRISVGPSLQVSDHPEILVVGDLAWFEQDGTVLPQVAQTAMQQGAHAGRTILRLERGQPPEPFRYRDLGMMAVIGRNAAVADLGGRAFTGFVAWLLWLVVHLLKLIGFRNRALVLLNWGWNYLTFPRSVRLVLPGAEPRRDAD
- the moeB gene encoding molybdopterin-synthase adenylyltransferase MoeB, whose product is MDASHAALSSEELARYARHLVLPEVGREGQTALREARIALVGAGGLGSPAALYLAAAGVGTLGLIDFDYVDLTNLQRQILHGTSDIGRTKLASAADRLQDVNPHVVLELHEERLSSANALDLLAGYDLVLDGTDNFPTRYLVNDACVLLGIPNVYGAILRWEGQASLFAAPGGPCYRCLFREPPPAGLVPNCAEAGVVGVLPGIVGSIQALEAIKWILRRGESLVGRLLLFDALAMRFREIELERDPTCPVCGDQPTVTALIDYERFCGVPAPVPGVEVEAVDAELRTAQPPLLVDVREAFEWQAGNLAHLGALWIPLGDLERRVEELPTDRALVIYCATGVRSAKAVEALRQRGYHNSRNLEGGYRAWTLRYGAGAAGR
- a CDS encoding nucleoside transporter C-terminal domain-containing protein — its product is MVLLRARALVGLLLLVGVCWLLSRDRRAIPWRVVAWGLGLQLLFGVLVLLTPVGVAVFGTINDLLLQILRFSEAGSSFLFGDLIFNNVPVGEGVAGSNAPLVGAGQTVARTGAYFAFHVLPTIIFFSSLMAVLYHLRIMQRVVHGVAWVMHRTMGTSGAETLATAGTIFVGLVETPLLVRPYLDRMTRSEIFALMTAGLATVSGGVLVAYVGMLSPYFPDIGGHLISASVMSAPAALAVAKLMLPELEAPETARSLPVESEVTEDVNLLDAAGRGANEGLFLALKVGAMLIAFLALLEMANAGIGWVGRLAGIADLSLQGILGLVLAPVAWMIGIPWVDAHAVGELVGVKTILNEFVAFGQLSRIMDGPEALGARSAVLASYALAGFANFGSIAMQIAGIGELAPGKRVLMAELGLRALVGGAIAALMTAAVAGILLP
- a CDS encoding PfkB family carbohydrate kinase; translated protein: MTVERFPDLWISGTLTLDSTEFGGAWRRDVPGGSALYGGAAARLLTPVRLVGTVGSDFPFPDLEDLWRSGVDPTAVETLEGPTFRWGARYEAGGDRRTTLHRDAGVSSGRLPPIPPSARRPRALLLASTHPGVQAHVRRELADASPVGLDSMAHWWREERDALLSLLETVHVAFFDEEELGLASGLDDPSRAGRWVLERGPHTVVVKRGSRGAWMHRSGREPVQVTAVPLGQIGDPTGAGDAFAGAFMAAQACAPTLGDGYSLRFATAAASFAAERIGIEGLRGATLQAAQTRMDALQVTNLNHPR